In the Polyangiaceae bacterium genome, one interval contains:
- a CDS encoding alpha/beta fold hydrolase: MSVKLPRSRARLVAIAMLVVLFAWSCDRPREPDARRARDPRPPPSASAGTAPLVAPSLDAVVRLTAGAGATDELPLIVALHGLGDTPESFGQLFREFPSPARVVMLRAPAAYGSGFSWFPYRPDATDAERAAAFAPPAKRVAETIAVLEQRYPTHGKAILTGFSQGGMLSFTVAAQHPRRIAAAFPLGGLMPPQLLPSTKSAELPHVVALHGQVDDRVSPTAAKSAVDALKSRGYDARFQAFPAVGHSISAEMRVRLFELIQAEIERQR, encoded by the coding sequence ATGTCCGTCAAGTTGCCACGCTCTCGCGCGCGGCTCGTCGCCATCGCGATGCTCGTCGTGCTGTTTGCATGGTCCTGCGATCGCCCGCGCGAACCCGACGCGCGCCGCGCGCGAGATCCGAGGCCACCGCCGTCTGCGAGCGCTGGCACGGCGCCACTCGTCGCGCCGTCCCTAGACGCCGTGGTGCGGCTGACTGCCGGCGCCGGCGCCACTGACGAGCTCCCGCTCATCGTCGCCCTTCACGGCTTGGGCGACACGCCGGAGAGCTTTGGCCAGCTCTTCCGTGAATTCCCGAGCCCAGCGCGGGTCGTGATGCTTCGCGCACCAGCGGCGTACGGCAGCGGGTTCTCGTGGTTCCCCTATCGCCCCGACGCCACGGATGCCGAGCGAGCAGCGGCCTTTGCGCCTCCGGCCAAGCGCGTCGCTGAGACGATCGCCGTGTTGGAGCAGCGCTATCCGACCCACGGCAAGGCGATTCTCACCGGCTTTTCCCAGGGCGGCATGTTGAGCTTCACGGTGGCCGCGCAGCACCCGAGGCGAATCGCAGCAGCGTTCCCTCTGGGCGGCTTGATGCCGCCGCAACTACTTCCGTCGACGAAGTCTGCTGAGCTGCCCCACGTGGTCGCACTCCACGGACAAGTGGATGACCGCGTGTCCCCCACTGCCGCGAAGAGCGCGGTGGATGCGCTGAAAAGCCGCGGCTACGACGCGCGATTCCAGGCCTTTCCAGCCGTGGGGCACAGCATCAGCGCGGAGATGCGCGTGCGCCTGTTCGAGCTGATCCAAGCGGAGATCGAGCGACAGCGCTGA
- a CDS encoding NapC/NirT family cytochrome c: MSEKEEPERPSSDPDPENEPEASRPPPPSAKSGAKLRPLYYNIVSHLGGLLAVLGGVMIAISMLTHVVGSGGSNPYIGIFTFMVFPGVMITGIVIFLLGMRWEAGRRRRMQSLEDLPYPRIDLNDKHQRKVFAYSTVGGVVLTTLVVWASYQGFHFTESVYFCGQVCHVPMEPEFTAYQDSAHARVPCVDCHVGEGAGWYVKSKLSGARQVLGVITGNYKRPIPTPIEHLRPARETCERCHWPQKFFGATLLQLPHYRYNETNDSEQISLTLKTGGGSPVHGRSQGIHWHMVVANSVSYVSSDPKLQVIPWTKVKHADGSEETYYAKTKLSPSELLNLPERKMDCMDCHNRPAHSFPPPDAAIDQALMRGRIATSLPWIKKIAVESVFIERKDKEMAHDLIGKYINEFYEKKYPDVYKNRKADIDQAVTVAKDVFDRGVFPKMNVDWETYPVNIGHRYWPGCFRCHDGKHVSKGGKVLVHECNGTCHSKPERGKVMALGGVDPEAQEDWHPWRMPKEHLDIDGHDMVLCHQCHKAGQRPSRECKDCHEK; encoded by the coding sequence ATGTCCGAAAAGGAAGAACCAGAGCGACCGTCCAGCGACCCGGACCCCGAGAACGAACCGGAAGCCTCTCGACCGCCGCCGCCCAGTGCCAAGTCAGGCGCGAAGCTCCGCCCGCTCTACTACAACATCGTCAGCCACTTGGGCGGCTTACTCGCCGTACTTGGTGGGGTGATGATCGCCATCTCGATGCTGACTCACGTGGTCGGCTCGGGCGGCTCGAACCCCTACATCGGCATCTTCACCTTCATGGTGTTCCCCGGGGTGATGATCACGGGCATCGTCATCTTCCTACTGGGCATGCGTTGGGAGGCAGGAAGACGCCGGCGCATGCAGTCCCTCGAGGACCTGCCCTATCCGCGCATCGACCTGAACGACAAGCACCAGCGCAAGGTGTTCGCCTACTCCACGGTCGGCGGCGTCGTGCTGACCACGCTGGTGGTGTGGGCTTCCTATCAAGGCTTTCACTTCACGGAGTCGGTGTATTTTTGCGGGCAGGTTTGCCACGTACCGATGGAACCAGAGTTCACTGCCTACCAGGACTCGGCCCACGCGCGCGTGCCCTGCGTCGACTGCCACGTCGGCGAGGGAGCCGGCTGGTACGTCAAGTCCAAGCTTTCCGGCGCGCGCCAGGTGCTGGGCGTCATCACGGGCAACTACAAGCGTCCCATTCCCACGCCCATCGAGCACCTACGTCCAGCGCGGGAGACCTGCGAGCGCTGCCACTGGCCGCAGAAGTTCTTCGGCGCCACCCTGCTACAGCTGCCCCACTACCGCTACAACGAAACCAACGACTCCGAGCAGATCAGCCTGACGCTGAAGACCGGCGGTGGCAGTCCAGTCCACGGGCGTAGCCAGGGCATTCACTGGCACATGGTGGTTGCCAACAGTGTCAGCTACGTGTCCTCGGATCCCAAGCTGCAGGTCATTCCGTGGACGAAGGTCAAGCACGCGGATGGAAGCGAGGAGACCTACTACGCCAAGACCAAGCTGTCGCCCTCGGAGCTTCTGAACCTGCCTGAGCGCAAAATGGACTGCATGGATTGCCACAATCGGCCGGCGCACTCTTTTCCGCCGCCCGATGCAGCCATCGATCAGGCGCTGATGCGCGGGCGTATTGCGACCAGTCTCCCCTGGATCAAGAAGATTGCGGTCGAATCCGTGTTCATCGAGCGCAAGGACAAGGAGATGGCCCACGACTTGATCGGCAAGTACATCAACGAGTTCTACGAGAAGAAGTACCCCGACGTTTACAAGAACCGCAAAGCGGACATCGACCAAGCCGTCACCGTGGCCAAGGACGTCTTCGACCGCGGGGTGTTCCCCAAGATGAACGTGGACTGGGAGACCTACCCCGTCAACATCGGCCACCGCTACTGGCCCGGCTGCTTCCGCTGTCACGACGGCAAGCACGTGTCGAAGGGCGGCAAGGTCCTGGTCCACGAATGCAACGGCACCTGCCACTCGAAGCCCGAGCGCGGCAAGGTCATGGCCCTGGGCGGCGTGGACCCCGAGGCTCAAGAGGATTGGCACCCCTGGCGAATGCCCAAGGAGCACTTGGACATCGACGGACACGACATGGTGCTTTGCCATCAATGTCACAAGGCCGGGCAACGCCCGAGTCGAGAGTGCAAGGACTGTCACGAGAAGTGA
- a CDS encoding cytochrome c3 family protein, with the protein MNAPRFLLIALCPLLLTQLSCGRGDRTRPPPKRTLAPPQEEKPLDTDPEQVLADLKTSVHAKLDCSDCHAPHETDSEKVGKGKCTSCHEEETKAYAATVHARKLEKDKKDAANCQDCHGMHDTKAVKDPESRVSPRNTPATCGRCHENPEVAKKLGIKDPTAVQHYVESIHGQALVVNGLLVAPSCADCHGKAHSILEAENAASSVNKYNVADTCGRCHSGEKQQYLSGIHAKALAEEKDKRAKAKKDEKVLLSDTGKEAADQKAPTCPTCHSAHSIVEPGPKFQLANDRICGECHEGRLERYLETYHGRAHDLGDPDVAACHDCHGSHDIWPSKEAASRLSSEKRLETCQQCHPNAPPKFAGFLAHADHSDKKNYPNLYWAYTAMTGLLVGTFGFFGIHTLLWLMRTLVERFRDPKAFKEAKARVRKEEGARLYVRFRPIDRFVHALVIVSFMLLVMTGMPLKFHSAPWAHTVFDLVGGAAVAASVHRFAAVVTLSYFVLHIGSLIVLLRRNRHLYRKADGGFSVGGLLRAVFGPDSPMPRWQDVKDVLGHMKFFMGRGPRPKFDRFTYWEKFDYMAVFWGVTVIGLSGLVLWFPERATLLLPGWAINIAHIIHSDEALLAAGFIFTFHFFNSHFRPEKFPYDAVMFSGKITEAELEHERPAQYERMKESGELENYSKLGEWRQWKLIVNIFGAAAIVLGLTLSAAIFYALTT; encoded by the coding sequence ATGAACGCGCCGCGTTTCCTGCTAATCGCCCTATGCCCACTGCTGCTGACTCAACTCAGCTGTGGGCGTGGTGATCGCACGCGTCCGCCGCCCAAGCGAACACTTGCGCCACCGCAGGAAGAAAAGCCCCTCGACACGGATCCCGAGCAGGTCCTCGCGGATCTGAAGACCTCGGTACACGCCAAGCTCGACTGTTCGGACTGTCACGCTCCCCATGAGACGGACAGCGAGAAGGTGGGCAAGGGCAAGTGCACTTCCTGCCACGAGGAGGAGACCAAGGCCTACGCCGCCACGGTGCATGCGCGTAAGCTCGAGAAGGACAAGAAGGACGCCGCGAATTGCCAGGATTGTCATGGCATGCACGACACGAAGGCGGTCAAAGACCCCGAGTCGCGTGTGTCTCCGCGCAACACCCCGGCCACTTGCGGCCGCTGCCACGAAAACCCCGAGGTCGCGAAGAAGCTGGGCATCAAAGATCCGACGGCCGTGCAACACTACGTCGAGAGCATCCACGGCCAGGCGTTGGTGGTGAACGGCCTCTTGGTAGCGCCGAGCTGCGCGGACTGTCACGGCAAAGCGCACAGCATCCTGGAAGCGGAGAACGCCGCCTCCTCCGTGAACAAGTACAACGTGGCCGACACTTGCGGACGCTGTCATTCCGGAGAGAAGCAGCAGTACCTGAGCGGGATTCACGCCAAAGCCCTGGCCGAGGAGAAGGACAAGCGCGCCAAGGCCAAGAAGGACGAGAAGGTCCTGCTGAGCGACACCGGTAAGGAAGCGGCGGACCAAAAGGCCCCCACCTGCCCCACCTGTCACTCGGCCCACTCGATCGTCGAGCCGGGACCGAAGTTCCAGCTCGCGAACGACCGCATCTGCGGTGAGTGTCACGAAGGCCGCCTGGAGCGCTACCTGGAGACCTATCACGGACGCGCGCACGACCTGGGCGATCCCGACGTCGCTGCCTGCCACGACTGCCACGGCTCCCACGACATTTGGCCGTCGAAGGAGGCGGCCTCACGTCTGTCTTCGGAGAAGCGACTGGAAACCTGCCAGCAGTGTCACCCGAACGCACCGCCGAAGTTCGCAGGCTTCCTGGCCCACGCGGATCACTCCGACAAGAAAAACTACCCGAACCTGTACTGGGCCTACACCGCGATGACGGGGCTGTTGGTCGGCACCTTCGGCTTCTTCGGCATCCACACGCTGCTGTGGTTGATGCGCACCTTGGTCGAACGCTTCCGTGATCCGAAGGCCTTCAAAGAAGCCAAGGCGCGGGTGCGCAAAGAGGAAGGCGCCAGGCTCTACGTGCGCTTCCGCCCCATCGACCGCTTCGTCCACGCCCTGGTCATCGTCAGCTTCATGCTGTTGGTCATGACCGGCATGCCGCTGAAGTTCCATTCGGCGCCCTGGGCCCACACCGTGTTCGACCTAGTGGGCGGCGCCGCAGTCGCCGCCAGCGTGCATCGCTTCGCCGCGGTCGTGACCCTCAGCTACTTCGTGCTCCACATCGGCAGCTTGATCGTGCTCCTGCGTCGCAATCGTCACCTCTACCGCAAGGCGGACGGAGGCTTCAGCGTGGGTGGACTGCTCAGGGCAGTCTTTGGGCCGGATTCTCCCATGCCGCGCTGGCAGGACGTGAAGGACGTGCTCGGCCACATGAAGTTCTTCATGGGGCGAGGCCCGCGACCGAAGTTCGATCGCTTCACCTACTGGGAGAAATTCGACTACATGGCGGTGTTCTGGGGCGTGACCGTCATCGGCCTGTCGGGCCTGGTGCTGTGGTTCCCCGAACGCGCAACGCTCCTCCTGCCGGGTTGGGCCATCAACATCGCGCACATCATTCATAGCGACGAGGCCCTCTTGGCCGCAGGCTTCATCTTCACCTTCCACTTCTTCAACAGCCACTTCCGCCCCGAAAAGTTCCCCTACGACGCAGTGATGTTCTCGGGGAAGATCACGGAAGCTGAGCTCGAGCACGAACGCCCTGCGCAGTACGAGCGCATGAAGGAGTCGGGAGAGCTCGAGAACTACTCCAAGCTCGGTGAGTGGCGACAGTGGAAGCTGATCGTGAACATCTTCGGCGCCGCCGCCATCGTGCTCGGCCTGACGCTGTCTGCGGCCATCTTCTACGCCCTGACCACCTGA
- the miaE gene encoding tRNA isopentenyl-2-thiomethyl-A-37 hydroxylase MiaE, with translation MTTSTVSAHRAESMLKSATRSEWAAVAADDLDATLADHAHCEKKAGASALALINDYPGDGGLVFALARLAEEEIGHFRQVHERLHARGVALPRDAGDPYVRGLLTLVRQPNELRKLDRLLVCALIEARSCERFRLLRRELERRGQTEVADWFGHLESSEAGHAALFVHLATERFGETAKARLEELSAAEADIVAALPVLPRIH, from the coding sequence GTGACCACGTCGACGGTTTCTGCGCATCGCGCCGAGAGCATGCTCAAGTCGGCGACCCGCTCGGAGTGGGCCGCGGTGGCCGCCGACGATCTCGACGCAACCTTGGCCGACCATGCGCACTGCGAGAAGAAGGCAGGCGCGAGCGCCCTGGCGCTGATCAACGACTACCCTGGCGACGGCGGACTCGTGTTTGCCTTGGCTCGGCTGGCGGAGGAAGAAATCGGCCACTTTCGTCAGGTGCATGAACGCCTTCATGCACGCGGAGTGGCGCTACCCCGCGACGCTGGCGACCCCTACGTGCGTGGGCTGCTGACGCTGGTGCGCCAGCCCAACGAGCTGCGCAAGCTGGACCGGCTACTCGTCTGCGCCCTGATCGAGGCGCGTTCCTGTGAGCGCTTTCGACTGTTGCGAAGGGAGCTCGAGCGACGAGGCCAGACGGAAGTGGCGGATTGGTTCGGGCACCTGGAAAGCAGCGAGGCCGGACACGCGGCGCTCTTCGTGCATTTGGCGACGGAGCGTTTCGGCGAGACGGCGAAGGCTCGCCTCGAAGAGCTGTCCGCGGCCGAAGCGGACATCGTGGCCGCATTGCCCGTGCTGCCCCGGATTCACTAG
- a CDS encoding phosphatidylinositol transfer protein, with the protein MHNRLIFGLGVVLATFGCGAGNESEGYTPVGGGSSVGGTTSGGSGGGGAVGGFAGFGAQGANGGVGGSGGVGASGGGAGQSGAGGGTSSCAPMPACDAALPNVGPKRSWKNTVASTLIVASGFDNHRGRDLILRESDEQWVIGKFAYGVIDKDLKGEEVDIWLNRDCGTNWEKLGTALTTPQDNTHPTVYGVTDSGGRVYYQISAAKKLGIGRHRFRLVVAGDLSGADLYIEVVPAGTHYFVTDVDGTLTTKETEEYGALLTGSVSDSNTDAPQALTLLAQRGIRPMYLTARPEFLVGRTREFIKKHGYPLGVVRTTTGLGALGAAAVGFKRPEIDALTGAGMHVDYGFGNTDSDAEAFFLGNISPAANRVMYQYTDSAHGSRRIEAYTELLGEFGALPNLCP; encoded by the coding sequence GTGCACAATCGACTCATATTCGGGCTGGGGGTCGTACTCGCCACTTTTGGCTGTGGGGCAGGCAACGAGAGTGAGGGCTATACCCCCGTGGGCGGAGGAAGCTCCGTCGGCGGAACCACGTCCGGCGGTAGCGGTGGAGGCGGCGCAGTTGGTGGCTTCGCCGGCTTTGGAGCCCAAGGCGCGAACGGTGGCGTGGGCGGCAGCGGTGGCGTGGGCGCCAGTGGCGGGGGGGCGGGTCAAAGCGGCGCGGGGGGCGGTACTTCGAGTTGCGCGCCGATGCCCGCCTGCGACGCCGCGCTGCCCAACGTGGGCCCGAAGCGCAGCTGGAAGAACACCGTTGCCTCGACGCTCATCGTCGCCAGCGGGTTCGACAATCACCGCGGACGCGATCTGATTTTGCGGGAGAGCGATGAGCAGTGGGTGATCGGCAAGTTCGCCTATGGCGTGATCGACAAAGACCTGAAGGGTGAAGAAGTCGACATCTGGCTCAACCGCGACTGCGGCACGAACTGGGAAAAGCTGGGCACGGCCCTCACCACACCCCAGGACAACACCCATCCCACGGTCTACGGCGTCACCGACAGCGGCGGGCGCGTCTATTACCAGATCTCGGCGGCCAAGAAGCTGGGCATCGGTCGGCATCGCTTCCGCTTGGTCGTGGCAGGGGACCTCTCCGGCGCAGACCTCTACATCGAGGTAGTTCCGGCCGGCACGCACTACTTCGTGACGGACGTGGACGGTACACTGACCACCAAGGAGACCGAGGAGTACGGTGCGCTGTTGACGGGTAGCGTGTCGGACTCGAACACAGACGCACCGCAGGCGCTGACGCTCCTTGCCCAGCGCGGCATTCGCCCGATGTACCTCACCGCGCGCCCCGAGTTCCTCGTCGGGCGCACCCGCGAGTTCATCAAGAAGCACGGTTATCCCTTGGGCGTGGTGCGCACTACCACGGGTCTCGGTGCTCTCGGTGCCGCGGCCGTTGGTTTCAAGCGCCCGGAGATCGACGCCCTGACTGGCGCGGGCATGCACGTCGACTACGGCTTCGGCAACACCGACTCCGACGCCGAGGCGTTCTTCCTGGGCAACATCTCGCCCGCCGCCAATCGCGTCATGTACCAGTACACGGACTCCGCCCACGGCTCGCGGCGCATCGAAGCCTACACCGAGCTACTCGGCGAGTTCGGCGCGCTGCCGAACCTCTGCCCTTGA
- a CDS encoding CxxxxCH/CxxCH domain-containing protein, with protein MSDPLRSLFGARGRGLVLGLSCALALGAALLAPGCLERRDDDPTLADQQRCARCHGDADRPGDALTRAAPPRDLLGNDDASYPGVGAHQIHLQASDTHAAVACSECHVVPDETNAPGHVDDDLPADLTFGTIASTGGRTPSYDSTRRRCSDTWCHRDAQALWTKPRSSADACGTCHTLPPAAPHPQGSQCSACHSKVVDASGNIIAPELHVNGTIDVDGEGCNGCHGSENNPAPPKDTTGSSDPTAIGVGAHQAHLAGGAFSRAVECKDCHVVPEKPDDPGHGDALPAELNFAGVAVASGRKPTWDRTAMTCSQVWCHGPTAASQQPTPNWTTGASLTCTGCHGAPPAPPHPQMTDCSFCHGDVVADDDVTMKDRTLHVNGVVDVQVDTQCTACHGSTNPAPPKDLQGNTATTSPGVGAHQAHVVGSGLGRAVPCGECHKVPSQWLDPGHVDTSGGAELNFSGVAVFNGTAPTYANEVCTNTYCHGALFANSKGTLTTPKWTLVDGTQKNCGTCHGLPPGPPHLPQSQAPVCSACHPNISSDNFTFINPEQHIDGIVQKIP; from the coding sequence ATGAGTGACCCCCTGCGATCGCTGTTCGGCGCCCGTGGCCGTGGCCTCGTCCTCGGGCTCAGTTGCGCCTTGGCGCTGGGCGCGGCCCTTTTGGCGCCGGGCTGCCTCGAGCGCCGGGACGACGACCCGACCCTGGCCGATCAGCAGCGCTGCGCTCGCTGTCACGGCGACGCCGACCGTCCCGGGGACGCGTTGACTCGCGCCGCTCCGCCGCGGGACTTGCTGGGCAACGACGACGCCTCGTATCCGGGCGTCGGCGCGCATCAGATTCACTTGCAGGCAAGCGATACTCACGCGGCGGTCGCCTGCTCCGAGTGCCATGTAGTGCCGGACGAGACGAATGCCCCTGGCCACGTGGACGACGATCTGCCCGCCGATCTCACCTTCGGCACCATCGCATCCACGGGCGGTCGGACGCCGAGCTACGACTCCACACGCCGTCGTTGCTCGGATACTTGGTGTCATCGCGATGCCCAGGCGCTGTGGACCAAGCCGCGCTCCAGCGCCGACGCCTGCGGCACGTGTCACACCCTGCCGCCGGCTGCGCCGCATCCCCAGGGCTCGCAGTGCTCCGCCTGTCACAGCAAGGTCGTGGACGCCAGTGGCAACATCATCGCGCCAGAGCTACACGTCAACGGCACCATCGACGTCGATGGTGAGGGTTGCAACGGCTGTCACGGTAGTGAGAACAACCCTGCGCCGCCGAAGGACACGACGGGTAGCAGCGATCCCACCGCCATCGGCGTCGGCGCGCACCAGGCGCACTTGGCCGGCGGAGCCTTCAGTCGCGCGGTGGAGTGCAAGGATTGTCATGTCGTTCCCGAAAAGCCGGACGACCCCGGACACGGTGACGCCCTTCCGGCGGAGCTGAACTTCGCCGGCGTTGCGGTCGCGTCCGGACGCAAGCCCACCTGGGATCGCACTGCCATGACCTGCTCGCAGGTCTGGTGTCACGGTCCCACCGCTGCGTCGCAACAGCCCACGCCGAACTGGACCACCGGCGCTTCGCTCACCTGCACCGGCTGCCACGGTGCGCCGCCGGCGCCGCCCCATCCCCAGATGACGGATTGCTCCTTCTGCCACGGCGACGTGGTCGCGGACGACGACGTCACCATGAAGGATCGCACGCTGCACGTGAACGGCGTCGTCGACGTCCAGGTCGATACACAATGCACCGCCTGTCACGGCAGCACGAACCCCGCGCCGCCCAAGGATCTGCAGGGCAACACGGCCACTACGTCACCCGGCGTCGGCGCGCACCAGGCGCATGTGGTTGGCTCGGGGCTGGGGCGCGCCGTGCCCTGCGGCGAGTGTCACAAGGTGCCCTCGCAGTGGCTGGACCCGGGTCACGTCGACACCAGCGGCGGCGCTGAGCTGAATTTCTCGGGTGTGGCGGTGTTCAACGGAACTGCCCCGACCTACGCCAACGAAGTCTGCACCAACACCTACTGCCACGGCGCACTCTTCGCCAACAGCAAGGGCACCCTCACCACGCCCAAGTGGACCTTGGTGGACGGCACCCAGAAGAACTGCGGCACCTGCCACGGACTGCCGCCGGGTCCGCCGCACTTGCCCCAGTCGCAAGCGCCAGTCTGCAGCGCCTGCCATCCGAACATCTCGTCGGACAACTTCACCTTCATAAACCCCGAGCAACACATCGACGGCATCGTGCAGAAGATACCGTAG
- a CDS encoding cytochrome c3 family protein, with translation MKHVRLLPLVVVVFAVIGACSDHTPPRFPHEHHLANMDCGGPGKPDCLNCNDCHSVAQKDRAHRLPDKAKCEHCHRDDAHQVLEILAAPPQRRAGAIRFDHPKHLAMEGIKGQCVRCHGGVVIAGEPPLPPMSKCFACHEHEKQWQNAQCLPCHESRDLKQTMPQTFLRHDASFVRRHGQFAVQEGPLCQSCHSRSQCDDCHDVTQNLTPSRRMPEKLERGFIHRGDFMVRHAIEAQHQSARCMSCHTTESCDACHIARGVSQNRVRARSPHPPGWVGGNPDSRSFHGREARRDIVLCASCHERGPATNCIGCHKVGAYGGNPHPSGWKSARSESAAMCRYCHE, from the coding sequence GTGAAGCACGTACGGCTGCTCCCCTTGGTCGTCGTGGTCTTTGCCGTGATCGGTGCGTGCAGCGATCACACGCCGCCACGCTTCCCCCACGAGCACCATCTGGCCAACATGGACTGCGGCGGTCCTGGCAAGCCCGACTGCCTGAACTGCAACGATTGCCACAGCGTCGCGCAGAAGGACCGTGCGCATCGCTTGCCGGACAAGGCCAAGTGCGAGCATTGCCATCGGGACGACGCTCACCAGGTGCTGGAGATCTTGGCCGCGCCGCCCCAGCGCCGCGCGGGCGCCATTCGCTTCGACCACCCGAAGCACCTCGCCATGGAGGGCATCAAGGGCCAGTGCGTGCGCTGTCACGGCGGCGTGGTCATCGCTGGGGAGCCCCCGCTGCCGCCGATGAGCAAGTGCTTTGCCTGCCACGAGCACGAAAAACAGTGGCAGAACGCCCAGTGCTTGCCCTGCCACGAGTCACGGGACCTCAAACAGACGATGCCGCAGACGTTCTTGCGCCACGATGCGTCGTTCGTCAGGCGTCATGGCCAGTTCGCCGTGCAAGAGGGGCCGCTCTGTCAGTCCTGCCACAGCCGATCCCAGTGTGACGACTGCCACGATGTCACTCAAAACCTGACGCCTTCGCGCCGCATGCCCGAGAAGCTGGAGCGTGGCTTCATCCACCGTGGAGACTTCATGGTGCGCCACGCCATCGAGGCTCAGCACCAATCCGCGCGCTGCATGTCTTGCCACACCACCGAGAGCTGCGACGCTTGTCACATCGCGCGCGGTGTGAGTCAGAATCGCGTTCGCGCGCGCAGCCCGCATCCGCCCGGTTGGGTCGGTGGCAACCCCGACTCGCGCAGCTTCCATGGGCGCGAAGCGCGACGCGACATCGTGCTCTGCGCCAGTTGCCACGAGCGAGGTCCCGCGACAAACTGTATCGGGTGCCACAAAGTCGGTGCCTACGGTGGCAACCCTCATCCCTCGGGCTGGAAGAGCGCTCGCTCCGAAAGCGCCGCCATGTGCAGGTATTGCCATGAGTGA